The following proteins are encoded in a genomic region of Glycine max cultivar Williams 82 chromosome 18, Glycine_max_v4.0, whole genome shotgun sequence:
- the LOC100819788 gene encoding protein SCAR2, with protein MPLCRHHIRSAHALADPELRRAADIDDSEALLEAVAMSGLVGFLRQLGDLAQFAAEMFHDLHEEVLATAARGHNLVSRVQQLEAEVPALEKVFLSQTHHSSFFTKGGIEWHPNLRSEQNLVTRGDLPRFIMDSYEECRGPPRLFLLDKFDVAGAGACLKRYTDPSFFIVESASSGKVTVEVQREKKIHKVKQKKGTRLRNGETPEVVPSHAKLHQLLLQERIENACGDPARLVKLKKKQLNGSAVEAKTWKSYMEKILEIPSPDHKMVCETSIPQPGKLVSDDSSESGIKILEISSITPMNRSLGNENTWSSPNEQELEVNSYAEMDREMDGYIVEVNEQISGGVTEEMSSDYLKVLDEAGLVFDEQNKREFNLDSYHSDDVISEVDDYMDALATIESELDTDNECGPTKKLLNIQNLTDSNGKGEPQLRAQFSDSQSFGDSLTSAEEISSFEQDRNGEHNEVQGQLSDSLSTGTSWASDDNSPFRRDISEEHSQLQQFSDFQYIRNSTSRIEDMSSDQLPPTFEFQRTYCREFVVDDDEHAQGEVISDSRPVSSGSCLMDSEHLMLYSDLGAASPVSLSAGTGRQSDETPSGPVELHLRIEDDEEKKCLVESIVARSDACYPIRDDAFPVVSFDNNSLNNLDVCDPYVHSNDLLQTSNELNLAHEGESGGHSGIEVFQAESLNECSSEILVSGDVGLQGEDPICPSMEVDLNPDTKLLLDVQNLKSEDDIIATQLNSEDLFPVAETTSKSSITQELCFDFTSGNKPDLAEVEFLPPDHQVNFEEVPRILPGDEISGSTCSLDLVEDDVHIKHSSSDIISSPMSNLTKLEETLSIFADPCEKEMIVSEADSRESLTELAAQKVVDQPEITSIDVQLSMSRSVPCDPSDSGIRNNMQHSSIKEKIHYSSSINGLKTVPVCSELDTQRLSGQGINPTKRVMNPLKPLIPDFLPKASKNSLEEMPPMPPLPPMQWRTGKVQHASLFTQREDIEVNLASLQPIQPNKLDDKSQFGLPTSEKETLPYQNLFLPVMAVESNIHQYSSGFSVGMSEQPVSIPFQFPVMVNEANGQYNFLVPEQSQIQNPFLTLQDRSPLGYAVALEGEINPSPCPPSLLAECVVSRADPILQQEKPTQSPSELTEGTSLEVTKDRPGELHLVLPAECPDSGDDPISPKEKPTQSPSQLMEETSLEVKTLEQSSINLEREQEDPSTSPMSPPSLEIKETNHSLLPSEGEMAFPLDTSSQTSKRDNTETPNGKPKNKRPLPQEDPVIDPVAALDKSRLRKVTERVMPPRAPKEDGRESLLEMIRSKSFNLRPAAVQRPPRIQGPKTNLRVAAILEKANAIRQAFAGSDEDDADSWSDS; from the exons GTTTGCTGCTGAGATGTTCCATGACTTACATGAAGAAGTACTGGCTACTGCTGCAAGAGGCCACAATCTTGTGTCTCGTGTTCAACAGCTTGAGGCTGAAGTTCCAGCACTAGAGAAAGTTTTTTTGTCACAAACTCATCATTCATCATTTTTTACAAAAGGAG GGATTGAATGGCATCCTAATCTTCGGTCTGAACAGAATCTTGTTACACGCGGAGACTTACCTCGATTTATAATGGATTCATATGAAGAGTGCCGTGGACCTCCAAGATTGTTCCTTCTGGACAA GTTTGATGTGGCGGGGGCTGGGGCATGTCTGAAGCGTTATACTGATCCGTCGTTCTTTATAGTGGAGTCTGCTTCCTCTGGAAAAGTAACAGTAGAAGTtcaaagggaaaagaaaattcATAAAGTTAAG CAAAAGAAAGGAACACGACTGCGGAATGGTGAAACCCCTGAAGTTGTACCGTCACATGCAAA ACTGCATCAGTTACTTCTTCAGGAGCGCATTGAGAATGCTTGTGGGGATCCTGCTCGCCTTGTGAAgttgaaaaagaaacaattgaATGGATCTGCAGTTGAAGCAAAAACATGGAAAAGTTACATGGAGAAAATTCTGGAAATCCCCTCCCCTGATCATAAAATGGTTTGTGAAACTTCAATTCCACAGCCCGGGAAGTTGGTGTCAGATGATTCTAGTGAAAGTGGGATTAAAATACTTGAAATCAGTAGCATTACTCCTATGAATAGGTCTTTGGGAAATGAAAACACATGGTCATCACCAAATGAGCAGGAACTAGAAGTGAATTCATACGCAGAAATGGATAGGGAGATGGATGGATATATTGTGGAGGTGAATGAACAAATCTCTGGTGGTGTCACAGAGGAAATGTCTTCTGACTATCTCAAGGTACTCGATGAAGCAGGATTAGTATTTgatgaacaaaataaaagagaattcaACTTAGATAGCTACCACTCTGATGATGTGATTAGTGAGGTTGATGATTATATGGATGCATTAGCTACCATTGAGTCTGAATTGGATACAGACAATGAGTGTGGACCTacgaaaaaattattaaatattcaaaatttaactGATTCAAATGGCAAAGGCGAACCTCAACTGCGAGCTCAATTTTCAGATTCTCAATCATTTGGTGACTCCTTAACTTCTGCTGAAGAAATTAGTTCATTTGAACAAGATAGAAATGGAGAGCATAATGAAGTGCAAGGTCAGCTGTCAGATTCTCTGTCAACAGGGACCTCCTGGGCATCTGATGATAATAGTCCATTCAGAAGAGATATAAGTGAAGAACATTCCCAACTACAACAGTTTTCAGATTTTCAATATATCAGAAACTCCACATCAAGGATTGAAGATATGTCATCTGACCAGCTTCCCCCTACTTTTGAGTTTCAAAGGACTTACTGTCGTGAGTTTGTCGTGGATGATGATGAACATGCTCAGGGTGAAGTGATTTCTGATTCTAGACCAGTCTCTTCTGGTTCATGTCTGATGGATTCTGAACATTTAATGTTGTATAGTGATCTTGGAGCTGCCTCACCAGTGTCCCTATCTGCAGGGACAGGAAGGCAATCAGATGAAACACCCTCCGGCCCTGTTGAGCTTCATTTAAGaatagaagatgatgaagaaaaGAAGTGTCTTGTCGAATCTATAGTGGCCAGATCTGATGCTTGCTACCCAATAAGAGATGATGCTTTCCCAGTGGTTTCTTTTGATAACAATTCTTTGAACAACTTGGATGTCTGTGATCCCTATGTCCATTCCAATGATCTGTTACAAACTTCTAATGAATTAAACTTAGCTCATGAAGGTGAATCTGGTGGTCATTCTGGGATTGAAGTTTTTCAGGCAGAATCTCTTAATGAATGCTCTTCTGAAATATTGGTTAGTGGAGATGTTGGTTTACAAGGGGAGGATCCCATTTGCCCATCTATGGAAGTAGACCTGAATCCAGATACTAAGCTGCTGCTTGATgtccaaaatttaaaatctgaGGATGATATTATAGCTACCCAGCTTAACTCAGAAGATTTGTTTCCTGTTGCAGAGACTACATCAAAGAGCAGCATTACACAGGAGCTATGCTTTGATTTTACAAGTGGAAACAAGCCAGATTTAGCAGAAGTTGAATTTTTGCCTCCTGATCATCAAGTGAATTTTGAAGAGGTACCAAGGATATTGCCTGGTGATGAAATAAGTGGATCCACCTGCAGTTTGGATCTAGTTGAAGATGATGTTCATATTAAACATTCATCTTCAGATATCATATCTTCTCCAATGAGTAATCTTACAAAGTTGGAAGAAACTCTTTCTATTTTTGCAGATCCTTGTGAGAAAGAGATGATAGTCAGTGAGGCAGACAGTAGAGAATCTTTGACAGAATTAGCAGCACAGAAGGTAGTGGATCAACCTGAAATTACTTCTATTGATGTACAGTTGAGCATGAGCAGATCAGTTCCATGCGATCCTTCTGATTCTGGAATTAGGAATAATATGCAACATTCATCTATTAAGGAGAAAATCCATTATAGCTCTTCTATCAATGGCCTGAAAACGGTGCCTGTTTGTTCAGAGCTAGACACGCAAAGGTTATCTGGTCAGGGAATTAATCCAACAAAACGTGTCATGAATCCATTAAAACCCCTAATTCCTGACTTCTTACCCAAGGCATCTAAAAACAGTCTAGAGGAGATGCCACCTATGCCCCCTCTGCCTCCAATGCAATGGAGAACGGGCAAGGTTCAACATGCTTCCCTTTTTACACAGAGAGAAGACATAGAAGTAAACCTAGCCTCACTCCAACCAATACAGCCCAATAAACTTGATGATAAGTCTCAATTTGGTTTACCAACTTCTGAAAAAGAGACCTTGCCGTATCAGAATCTATTTTTGCCTGTCATGGCTGTGGAAAGTAATATCCATCAATATTCTTCTGGGTTTTCAGTGGGAATGTCAGAGCAGCCTGTTtctattccttttcaatttCCTGTAATGGTAAATGAAGCAAATGGTCAATATAATTTCCTAGTTCCAGAACAAAGCCAAATCCAGAACCCTTTCTTAACATTACAGGACAGGTCTCCACTTGGATATGCTGTTGCTTTGGAGGGAGAAATAAATCCAAGTCCATGCCCACCATCACTTCTTGCTGAATGTGTTGTTTCTAGGGCTGATCCCATTTTACAACAAGAAAAACCAACTCAATCTCCTAGTGAATTAACGGAAGGTACCAGCTTAGAAGTTACAAAGGATAGACCTGGAGAATTGCATTTAGTGCTACCTGCAGAATGTCCAGATTCTGGAGATGATCCCATTTCTCCAAAAGAGAAACCAACACAATCTCCAAGTCAGTTAATGGAAGAGACTAGTTTAGAAGTTAAAACTCTTGAGCAGTCTTCGATTAATCTGGAAAGGGAACAAGAAGATCCTTCAACCTCACCCATGTCACCGCCAAGTCTAGAAATTAAGGAGACCAATCACAGCCTGCTACCTTCAGAGGGAGAAATGGCGTTTCCATTGGATACATCTTCTCAAACATCCAAGCGTGATAATACTGAGACGCCAAATGGAAAGCCAAAGAATAAGCGTCCTCTTCCTCAGGAGGATCCTGTAATTGATCCTGTTGCTGCTCTAGACAAAAGCAGG CTGAGGAAGGTCACTGAACGTGTTATGCCCCCCAGAGCACCAAAGGAAGATGGAAGAGAATCACTGTTAGAAATGATAAGATCGAAG tcATTCAACTTGAGGCCTGCTGCGGTTCAACGACCACCCAGGATTCAGGGTCCAAAAACGAACTTGAGGGTCGCTGCCATCCTGGAAAAAGCAAATGCAATCCGCCAG GCATTCGCTGGAAGCGATGAAGATGATGCAGATAGTTGGAGTGATTCTTGA